Proteins from a single region of Orcinus orca chromosome 20, mOrcOrc1.1, whole genome shotgun sequence:
- the RAB4B gene encoding ras-related protein Rab-4B isoform X1 gives MAETYDFLFKFLVIGSAGTGKSCLLHQFIENKFKQDSNHTIGVEFGSRVVNVGGKTVKLQIWDTAGQERFRSVTRSYYRGAAGALLVYDITSRETYNSLAAWLTDARTLASPNIVVILCGNKKDLDLEREVTFLEASRFAQENELMFLETSALTGENVEEAFLKCARTILNKIDSGELDPERMGSGIQYGDASLRQLRQPRSAQAVAPQPCGC, from the exons ACTTCCTCTTCAAATTCCTGGTGATTGGCAGTGCAGGAACGGGCAAATCATGTCTCCTTCATCAGTTCATTGAGAATAAGT tcAAACAGGACTCCAACCACACAATCGGCGTGGAGTTTGGATCTCGGGTGGTCAACGTGGGTGGGAAGACCGTGAAGCTACAGATTTGGGACACAGCCGGCCAGGAGCGGTTTCG GTCGGTGACACGGAGTTACTACCGAGGGGCGGCTGGAGCCCTGCTGGTGTATGACATCACCAG CCGGGAGACCTACAACTCGCTGGCCGCCTGGCTGACGGATGCCCGCACGCTGGCCAGCCCCAATATCGTGGTCATTCTCTGTGGCAACAAGAAGGACCTGGACCTGGAGCGTGAGGTCACTTTCCTGGAGGCCTCCCGCTTTGCCCAGGAGAATG AGCTAATGTTCCTGGAAACTAGTGCTCTCACGGGTGAGAACGTGGAGGAGGCTTTCCTGAAGTGTGCCCGCACCATTCTGAACAAGATCGACTCAG GTGAGCTTGACCCCGAGAGGATGGGCTCCGGCATTCAATATGGTGACGCCTCCCTTCGCCAGCTGCGGCAGCCTCGGAGTGCCCAGGCCgtggcccctcagccctgcggcTGCTGA
- the RAB4B gene encoding ras-related protein Rab-4B isoform X2, whose amino-acid sequence MAETYDFLFKFLVIGSAGTGKSCLLHQFIENKFKQDSNHTIGVEFGSRVVNVGGKTVKLQIWDTAGQERFRRETYNSLAAWLTDARTLASPNIVVILCGNKKDLDLEREVTFLEASRFAQENELMFLETSALTGENVEEAFLKCARTILNKIDSGELDPERMGSGIQYGDASLRQLRQPRSAQAVAPQPCGC is encoded by the exons ACTTCCTCTTCAAATTCCTGGTGATTGGCAGTGCAGGAACGGGCAAATCATGTCTCCTTCATCAGTTCATTGAGAATAAGT tcAAACAGGACTCCAACCACACAATCGGCGTGGAGTTTGGATCTCGGGTGGTCAACGTGGGTGGGAAGACCGTGAAGCTACAGATTTGGGACACAGCCGGCCAGGAGCGGTTTCG CCGGGAGACCTACAACTCGCTGGCCGCCTGGCTGACGGATGCCCGCACGCTGGCCAGCCCCAATATCGTGGTCATTCTCTGTGGCAACAAGAAGGACCTGGACCTGGAGCGTGAGGTCACTTTCCTGGAGGCCTCCCGCTTTGCCCAGGAGAATG AGCTAATGTTCCTGGAAACTAGTGCTCTCACGGGTGAGAACGTGGAGGAGGCTTTCCTGAAGTGTGCCCGCACCATTCTGAACAAGATCGACTCAG GTGAGCTTGACCCCGAGAGGATGGGCTCCGGCATTCAATATGGTGACGCCTCCCTTCGCCAGCTGCGGCAGCCTCGGAGTGCCCAGGCCgtggcccctcagccctgcggcTGCTGA
- the RAB4B gene encoding ras-related protein Rab-4B isoform X3, whose protein sequence is MTSPGGCTEWGGVGPGLPPTHVRLPPGSLLHSRETYNSLAAWLTDARTLASPNIVVILCGNKKDLDLEREVTFLEASRFAQENELMFLETSALTGENVEEAFLKCARTILNKIDSGELDPERMGSGIQYGDASLRQLRQPRSAQAVAPQPCGC, encoded by the exons ATGACATCACCAGGTGGGTGCACggagtggggcggggtggggcctgggctgcCCCCCACCCACGTCCGCCTCCCTCCTGGTTCCCTTCTCCACAGCCGGGAGACCTACAACTCGCTGGCCGCCTGGCTGACGGATGCCCGCACGCTGGCCAGCCCCAATATCGTGGTCATTCTCTGTGGCAACAAGAAGGACCTGGACCTGGAGCGTGAGGTCACTTTCCTGGAGGCCTCCCGCTTTGCCCAGGAGAATG AGCTAATGTTCCTGGAAACTAGTGCTCTCACGGGTGAGAACGTGGAGGAGGCTTTCCTGAAGTGTGCCCGCACCATTCTGAACAAGATCGACTCAG GTGAGCTTGACCCCGAGAGGATGGGCTCCGGCATTCAATATGGTGACGCCTCCCTTCGCCAGCTGCGGCAGCCTCGGAGTGCCCAGGCCgtggcccctcagccctgcggcTGCTGA